The Syntrophorhabdales bacterium genome includes the window TAACAGAGGAGGCCATCAGACGTGCGCTCGCAAAAGTGGCATGGCCCGGCAGGCTGGAGAGCGTCTGCGACAGACCCTTAATTCTCCTCGATGCGGCACATAACCCGCATGGAGCAAAGGCCCTGGCTCGCTACCTCACGACTCATTACTCTGACAGAAAAAAAGTTTTGATCTTCGGTGTCATGCGGGATAAGAACTTTACCTCTATGCTGGCAGAGCTCGCTCCTGTTGCCAATCGCATAGTCCTCACAAGGCCCGTGACCGAGCGGGCGGCTCAGGTCGAGGAGCTTATTCAGCTGGTTCCTGATGCGGTTCAAACGGCAGGCGTGGAGGAAGCCCTGCAAAAGGCACGGCAGTTGACTGCTGATGATGATGTACTGATCATCACAGGCTCCTTCTACACCATCGGAGAGGCGAGAAAGCTGATTGATACGATATTTTGATGCCAGTACGCGTTGGCGTACCATCACATGGCTTGGGCATACCATTCTATGGCTCGCAGTCATCCTCCTGATGCCCTTTTCGTCTGAGGCCAGAGAACTGGCCAAAAGAACCACAAACGCCCCGGTTGACATCACCGCCGACTTCCTCCAGTACGACAAGAACCAGAACATGTACATCGCCAAGGGGAACGTGGAAATGAGGCAAGGCACGGCAACGCTGACTGCCGATTACGTGGAATATCACGAAGACTCGGCTGACGCACTCGCAGAGGGCAATGTTGTTCTCCAGGACAATGAAGGCACTATCCGCACCGAACGCATGACGCTCAATATGGTGACGCAGCAGGGGACAATTGAAAAGGGCGATATCTACATCAAGCAGGGGAACTTCTACCTTATTGGCGACGAAATAAAGAAGACCGGCGAAGCAACGTATGTAATTCAGCGGGGTAAGTTCACTACCTGCGGGTGGGACAAGCCGGCATGGACATTCGCGGCAAAGGATATCAACCTCACCGCGCAGGGGTATGCGACCGCAAGTAACGCCAAGTTCAGTATCCGCGACAACCCCGTCTTCTTCCTGCCCTGGGGTGTCTTCCCGGTCAAGACCGAAAGGCAGTCAGGTTTTCTGCTCCCTGAACTGATCAAGTCAAGCCGGGACGGATACAGGCTCACAGAATCCTATTATTGGGCCATATCGAAAGACACGGATGCAACCTTCGGTGCCCAGTGGATACAGGACAGGGGTGTACGAGCACTAGGCGAATATCGCTATTTTGTATCGCCGGAACTGAAAGGGCAGTGGGGAGCCTCGATCATAGATGACCAGGAATTTCATCACACTCGATGGAATATAGTAGGCGAGCACGTCCAGGCTGTCAATAACAGCCTGACTCTGAAGGCAAGGGTGTATCAGGTCTCCGACCAGGACTTCCTCAAGGATTTTGGTCTTACTACACTGCAACGGGCGGAGAATTCAGTGAGCTCGACCGTATTCGCCGAACAGTTCATGAAGAAATCACTGCTCACGGCTGAGACCACCTACTTCCGTACTCTTGTCGTGGAAGACAACAAACAGACCTTCCAGTACCTCCCATTTGTGTCATTTTTCACGGAACATCTGCCTTTGCTTAACAGTAGCATCTACGCCAATGCGTCTTCCAGCGTCACCAACTTCTCGCGAGAGCAGGGTACCACATATGCACGCTTCTCTGCTGCTCCCGCCTTGAGCATGCCCTTCCACTTCCAGGGGTTCAATCTGCTGGCGAGCAACACCTTCATACAAAGGGCTTACTCAATAAACCAAAAAGGGTTGGCTGATGTGTCCCCTGTCCCCGATGAAAAGACTTCCAACTATTTCCAGACCATCATGCTCCAGGGTGACGCAAACTTTCAGGCATACAGGAACTACAAGACAGACCTCTTCGGGTTGGATAACCTGCAAAGCGTTATCAAGCCGAGGGTTACGTATACCTTCATCCCTGCCACTGACACTGTAACGCTCCCCATCGTCAATCCTTTCGATCAGATTGTAAAGACCAATACGATTACCTACTCCTTCAATCATTACCTGAATGCCGTCGGTAAGACTTCATCGCGCGAGATTTCCCTTCTGGAAATCGACCAGACCTATGGGTTGTCCGGGGATCTGCCGCCATCAACGTCCTACATAATAGGCAACGGCGACAACACAGGCCCGGGGCGGAGATTCTCTGACGTTCATGCAAGGCTGACGCTCTATCCTGTAAGCACTTTCTTTTTTACTGAAGAAGCCTATATCGATCCTTACAGCGTAGAAGCCAAAATATTGAGAACTTCCTTGGGTGTCAACAGGCCGACTTTCAGCTCGAGTGTCACCCACACTTACCAGCAGGGTACTATTGATCAGATTCTCTGGATCGCAACAGGAAGGTTCTGGAACTTTGACGGACGCATCAGCATACGATATGATCTAATGGATAACACATGGATAGACACGCTCTATGGTCTGACCTATCATCCGGGGTGTTGGGCCCTAAACCTGATCCTGTTGCAAACCAGGAGACCGCCCGATACGAGCATACATTTCACGTTCAGCCTGGCGGGCTTAACAAGTCGTGGGCAACCCATGGAGCCCGTGGGTCCACTGAGCGGACCGACTCCTTCCCCGACACCCGCTTCGTCGAGAGGAATCAGCGGTTTGCAGCAACAACTTTTCTGACGTAACGAAGAACGAACAGGGGGTTATCATGAAAGGCGTTATACTTGCCGGCGGTCTCGGGACGAGGCTCTTTCCTCTTACCAAGATTACAAATAAGCATCTCCTTCCGATCTACGACAAGCCAATGATCTATTATCCAATCCAGACGCTCATCAATGCGGGGATAACGGACATTATGATAGTCACCGGCGGAAATAACGCGGGTGATTTTCTGCGGCTACTCGGCAACGGCTCGGAATTCGGACTGAAGCACATCAACTACACGTACCAGGAGGGAGAGGGAGGAATTGCAGCCGCCCTCTCCCTTGCCGAATACTTCGCAGAAGACGAACCGGTCTGCGTGGTTTTGGGCGATAACCTGATTGAGAAGAATATTGCGCGGGCAGTCAAAGCGTTTGAGAAGCAGGGCAAGGGCGCCAAGATTATTCTCAAGGAGGTGCCCGATCCGGAACGGTTTGGTGTCGCAGAGATAAAGAACGGCAAGCTTGTGACCATTGAAGAAAAACCAAAGCACCCAAAGAGCAGCCTCGCCGTGATTGGTATATATCTTTTTGACGCGGAGGTTTTTCGTATCGTCAAAACACTGAAACCCTCTGACAGGGGAGAACTGGAGATAACCGACGTAAACAATGCCTACATCAAGAAGAAGACCATGACCTGGGAAATGCTCGAGGGCTGGTGGACAGACGCAGGTACTTTCGAGTCTTTGATGAGAGCCGCAATACTCGTGTCCCAGACGGGCGCCAACAACATGGGATAAAGATCGTTTTCGGTTTACGGTTGTCAGTTTTCAGGAAGAGCAAAAAGGATTCTCTTGAATAATGGCTGATAGCGCCAAAAGAATCGCTGCGGCTGATGCTAGATACCGATTCGCATTCAAGATGAATGCCGAGGCAAGCCGAGGCTTGGGCTACGGAGGCGTACCGATGGTACGTCGAGTAAGAACAGGCCGACGGGTAACGAAGGTAGGCGCTTGAAGGCAAATCGGTATGTTTAGGAGGTGTGCATGATCGATGGTGTAGCAGTCAAGAGCCTCAAGGTCGTCCCTGACGAAAGGGGAAGATTGATGGAAATATTACGCTGCGATGAGGAGATATTCACCAAGTTCGGCCAGGTCTACATGACGACGACCTATCCTGGTGTGGTAAAGGCCTGGCATTATCATGAAAAACAGGACGATTTTATCACGTGCGTCAAAGGCATGCTCAAACTGGTCCTGTTCGACGACCGGTCGGATTCCCCGACCCGAGGCGAAATTAATGAGTTCTTCATCGGCGATCACAAGGCAACTCTGGTAAAGGTCCCCCGAAAGGTCTATCACGGCTGGAAATGCATCTCGGAACAGGAGGCTATAGTCGTGAATGCACCGACGGAACCGTACAACAGCGCACATCCCGACGAGTTTCGGCTCGATCCGCACAACAATAATATTCCATACAGGTGGGAAAGAAAAGATGGATAGAATGCACATTCTGGTAACAGGC containing:
- the lptD gene encoding LPS assembly protein LptD — protein: MIRYFDASTRWRTITWLGHTILWLAVILLMPFSSEARELAKRTTNAPVDITADFLQYDKNQNMYIAKGNVEMRQGTATLTADYVEYHEDSADALAEGNVVLQDNEGTIRTERMTLNMVTQQGTIEKGDIYIKQGNFYLIGDEIKKTGEATYVIQRGKFTTCGWDKPAWTFAAKDINLTAQGYATASNAKFSIRDNPVFFLPWGVFPVKTERQSGFLLPELIKSSRDGYRLTESYYWAISKDTDATFGAQWIQDRGVRALGEYRYFVSPELKGQWGASIIDDQEFHHTRWNIVGEHVQAVNNSLTLKARVYQVSDQDFLKDFGLTTLQRAENSVSSTVFAEQFMKKSLLTAETTYFRTLVVEDNKQTFQYLPFVSFFTEHLPLLNSSIYANASSSVTNFSREQGTTYARFSAAPALSMPFHFQGFNLLASNTFIQRAYSINQKGLADVSPVPDEKTSNYFQTIMLQGDANFQAYRNYKTDLFGLDNLQSVIKPRVTYTFIPATDTVTLPIVNPFDQIVKTNTITYSFNHYLNAVGKTSSREISLLEIDQTYGLSGDLPPSTSYIIGNGDNTGPGRRFSDVHARLTLYPVSTFFFTEEAYIDPYSVEAKILRTSLGVNRPTFSSSVTHTYQQGTIDQILWIATGRFWNFDGRISIRYDLMDNTWIDTLYGLTYHPGCWALNLILLQTRRPPDTSIHFTFSLAGLTSRGQPMEPVGPLSGPTPSPTPASSRGISGLQQQLF
- a CDS encoding dTDP-4-dehydrorhamnose 3,5-epimerase family protein, encoding MIDGVAVKSLKVVPDERGRLMEILRCDEEIFTKFGQVYMTTTYPGVVKAWHYHEKQDDFITCVKGMLKLVLFDDRSDSPTRGEINEFFIGDHKATLVKVPRKVYHGWKCISEQEAIVVNAPTEPYNSAHPDEFRLDPHNNNIPYRWERKDG
- a CDS encoding sugar phosphate nucleotidyltransferase: MKGVILAGGLGTRLFPLTKITNKHLLPIYDKPMIYYPIQTLINAGITDIMIVTGGNNAGDFLRLLGNGSEFGLKHINYTYQEGEGGIAAALSLAEYFAEDEPVCVVLGDNLIEKNIARAVKAFEKQGKGAKIILKEVPDPERFGVAEIKNGKLVTIEEKPKHPKSSLAVIGIYLFDAEVFRIVKTLKPSDRGELEITDVNNAYIKKKTMTWEMLEGWWTDAGTFESLMRAAILVSQTGANNMG